A portion of the Micromonospora vinacea genome contains these proteins:
- a CDS encoding S1 family peptidase yields MRIRPLLVVLSTALVGALGVTSAASAAPAGPQPIIGGGTVSSAPWAAAVLSNGSFTCSGSVIAAQWVLTARHCISGTMSVRVGSVNRTSGGVTRTVSATYTRNDLALMRLSSTVSTSTVSLASSNPPINSTNSIYGWGMTCYSGCSASTVLKTATVRVTSNSATDAYGGQAIRSTRINGNAWRGDSGGPQFYNGQQVGVASTADGSSIQNYGSVAYNRAWITSVAGV; encoded by the coding sequence ATGCGCATCCGCCCCCTGCTCGTCGTACTCAGCACCGCACTGGTCGGCGCCCTCGGCGTCACGTCCGCCGCATCCGCCGCCCCAGCCGGCCCCCAGCCCATCATCGGCGGCGGCACCGTCTCGTCCGCGCCCTGGGCCGCCGCGGTGCTCAGCAACGGCTCGTTCACCTGCTCCGGCAGCGTCATCGCCGCGCAGTGGGTGCTCACCGCCCGGCACTGCATCAGCGGCACCATGTCGGTGCGCGTCGGCAGCGTGAACCGCACCTCCGGCGGGGTCACCCGCACGGTCAGCGCCACCTACACCCGCAACGACCTCGCGCTCATGCGACTCTCCAGCACCGTCAGCACCTCCACTGTGAGCCTGGCCAGCAGCAACCCGCCGATCAACTCGACGAACTCGATCTACGGCTGGGGCATGACCTGCTACAGCGGCTGCTCGGCGTCCACCGTGCTGAAGACCGCCACCGTCCGGGTCACCAGCAACAGCGCCACCGACGCGTACGGCGGCCAGGCGATCCGCAGCACCCGGATCAACGGCAACGCCTGGCGCGGCGACTCCGGCGGCCCGCAGTTCTACAACGGCCAGCAGGTCGGCGTCGCCTCCACCGCCGACGGGTCGAGCATCCAGAACTACGGCAGCGTTGCGTACAACCGGGCCTGGATCACCTCGGTGGCCGGTGTCTGA
- a CDS encoding acetyl-CoA C-acetyltransferase has product MQSIRRVAVIGGNRIPFARSNSRYADASNADLLGAALDGLIARYGLAGQRVGEVVTGAVLKHSRDFNLTREVVLGSRLDPHTPAYDIQQACGTGLEATILVANKIALGQLDVGIAGGVDTTSDAPLAVNEEMRRTLLKLNSARTLGERLKVAAKLRPLQPFKPEIPRNAEPRTGLSMGDHAARTAVRWQIDRRAQDELALRSHQRLAAAYDRGFFDDLMTPYLGLTRDANLRPDTSLEKLGSLKPVFGTRGPDAEQATMTAGNSSPLTDGASTVLLASEEWAAAHHLPVLAWFSWSETAAVDFVHGDEGLLMAPAYAVPRMLARAGLTLQDFDYYEIHEAFASQVLATLAAWESPEFCKDRLGLDAPLGSIDTDRLNVNGSSLAAGHPFAATGGRIVATLAKLLAERGSGRGLISICAAGGQGVTAILER; this is encoded by the coding sequence CGTCCAACGCGGACCTGCTCGGCGCGGCGCTCGACGGCCTGATCGCCCGCTACGGCTTGGCCGGGCAGCGCGTCGGCGAGGTGGTGACCGGTGCGGTGCTCAAGCACTCCCGCGACTTCAACCTCACCCGCGAGGTGGTCCTCGGCTCCCGGCTCGACCCACACACCCCGGCGTACGACATCCAGCAGGCGTGCGGCACCGGTCTGGAGGCGACGATCCTGGTCGCCAACAAGATCGCCCTCGGCCAGCTCGACGTGGGCATCGCCGGCGGTGTCGACACCACCTCCGACGCCCCGCTCGCCGTCAACGAGGAGATGCGCCGCACGCTGCTCAAGCTCAACTCGGCCCGTACGCTTGGCGAACGGCTCAAGGTCGCGGCGAAGCTGCGCCCACTCCAGCCGTTCAAGCCGGAGATCCCCCGCAACGCCGAGCCGCGCACCGGGCTGTCCATGGGCGACCACGCCGCCCGCACCGCAGTGCGCTGGCAGATCGACCGACGCGCCCAGGACGAGCTGGCACTGCGCTCACACCAGCGCCTCGCCGCCGCGTACGACAGGGGTTTCTTCGACGACCTGATGACGCCCTACCTGGGGCTCACCCGAGATGCGAACCTGCGCCCGGACACCAGCCTGGAGAAGCTCGGTTCGCTGAAGCCGGTCTTCGGCACCCGCGGCCCGGACGCCGAACAGGCCACCATGACCGCCGGCAACTCGTCGCCCCTCACCGACGGCGCGTCCACGGTGCTGCTGGCCAGCGAGGAGTGGGCGGCGGCGCACCACCTGCCCGTACTGGCCTGGTTCAGCTGGTCGGAGACGGCGGCGGTGGACTTCGTGCACGGCGACGAGGGACTGCTGATGGCACCCGCGTACGCGGTGCCCCGAATGCTGGCCCGCGCCGGGCTGACGTTGCAGGACTTCGACTACTACGAGATCCACGAGGCGTTCGCGTCGCAGGTGCTGGCCACCCTCGCCGCCTGGGAGTCACCGGAGTTCTGCAAGGACCGGCTCGGCCTGGACGCGCCGCTGGGTTCGATCGACACCGACCGGCTCAACGTCAACGGCTCGTCGCTGGCCGCCGGGCACCCTTTCGCCGCCACCGGCGGGCGGATCGTGGCGACCCTGGCGAAGCTGCTGGCCGAGCGGGGCAGCGGTCGCGGGCTGATCTCCATCTGCGCCGCCGGTGGTCAGGGCGTGACCGCCATCCTGGAGCGTTGA
- the purB gene encoding adenylosuccinate lyase, which translates to MTTIPNVLANRYASPELVALWSPEEKVRMERRLWLAVLRAQRDLGVPVPDGVVEAYERVLDQVDLASIAERERVTRHDVKARIEEFSALAGHEHVHKGMTSRDLTENVEQLQVRASLELIRDRVVATLARLAWLAHEHSELVMTGRSHNVAAQATTLGKRFASAAEELLIAYERLEELIARYPLRGIKGPVGTAADQLDLFDGDADKVAELERRVAEHLGFSRVLDSVGQVYPRSLDFDVLAALAQTAAAPSSLATTIRLMVGQELATEGFKPGQVGSSAMPHKMNTRSSERVNGFAVIIRGYLSMVGELAGDQWNEGDVSCSVVRRVALPDAFFAADGLFQTFLTVLDEFGSYPAVINRELERFLPFLATTKILVAAVRRGVGREVAHEVIKEHAVAVALAMREKGSPENDLFDRLAADGRLGLSRADIDTLVADRNAFVGAAQAQVAAVTSRITTVVEAHPEAATYSPPPIL; encoded by the coding sequence GTGACGACGATCCCCAACGTGCTGGCCAACCGGTACGCCTCGCCCGAACTGGTCGCCCTCTGGTCCCCGGAGGAGAAGGTCAGGATGGAACGGCGGCTCTGGCTCGCCGTGCTCCGCGCTCAGCGTGACCTGGGCGTGCCGGTGCCGGACGGCGTGGTCGAGGCGTACGAGCGGGTGCTCGACCAGGTCGACCTCGCCTCGATCGCCGAGCGGGAGCGGGTCACCCGGCACGACGTGAAGGCCCGGATCGAGGAGTTCAGCGCGCTCGCCGGGCACGAGCACGTGCACAAGGGGATGACCTCACGGGACCTCACCGAGAACGTCGAGCAGCTTCAGGTGCGCGCCTCGCTGGAGCTGATCCGCGACCGGGTGGTGGCCACCCTCGCCCGGTTGGCCTGGCTGGCCCACGAGCACTCCGAGCTGGTCATGACCGGCCGTTCGCACAACGTGGCGGCGCAGGCCACCACGCTGGGCAAGCGCTTCGCGTCGGCGGCGGAGGAGCTGCTGATCGCGTACGAGCGGCTGGAGGAGCTGATCGCCCGCTACCCGCTGCGGGGGATCAAGGGACCGGTCGGCACGGCCGCCGACCAGCTCGACCTCTTCGACGGCGACGCCGACAAGGTGGCCGAGTTGGAGCGGCGGGTCGCCGAGCACCTGGGCTTCTCCCGGGTGCTGGACAGCGTCGGGCAGGTCTACCCGCGCTCGCTCGACTTCGACGTGCTGGCCGCGCTGGCCCAGACCGCCGCGGCGCCGTCGTCGCTGGCCACCACGATCCGGTTGATGGTCGGTCAGGAGTTGGCGACCGAGGGCTTCAAGCCGGGCCAGGTCGGCTCCAGCGCGATGCCGCACAAGATGAACACGCGCTCCTCGGAGCGGGTGAACGGCTTCGCCGTGATCATCCGGGGTTACCTGTCGATGGTCGGCGAGCTGGCCGGTGACCAGTGGAACGAGGGGGACGTGTCCTGCTCGGTGGTCCGGCGGGTGGCACTGCCGGACGCGTTCTTCGCCGCCGACGGGCTGTTCCAGACGTTCCTCACCGTGCTCGACGAGTTCGGCTCGTACCCGGCGGTGATCAACCGGGAGCTGGAGCGCTTCCTGCCGTTCCTGGCCACCACGAAGATCCTGGTAGCGGCGGTCCGGCGGGGCGTCGGCCGGGAGGTCGCCCACGAGGTGATCAAGGAGCACGCGGTCGCTGTGGCGCTGGCGATGCGTGAGAAGGGCTCACCGGAGAACGACCTCTTCGACCGCCTGGCGGCGGACGGCCGACTCGGCCTGTCCCGCGCCGACATCGACACCCTGGTCGCCGACCGCAACGCCTTCGTGGGCGCCGCCCAGGCCCAGGTGGCAGCGGTAACCAGCCGCATCACGACCGTGGTGGAAGCCCACCCCGAAGCCGCAACCTACTCCCCACCCCCCATCCTCTAA
- a CDS encoding glycosyltransferase family 2 protein codes for MESVLPRTTTLSVVIPMFNETAVIPALVARLRPVLDALGVDYEVVAVDDGSRDDTVSVLFDHGRDWPQLRVLRLRRNSGHQAALTAGLHRAVGQWVVSLDADLQDPPETIAEMLRVAREDGVDVVYGVRADRSTDTVFKRNTARGYYWAMRRLVGVDLPAQAGDFRLLSRDVIEVLRRLPERAPVYRLLVPSLGFPSAEVRYDREARAAGETKYPLRRMVALAWESTANFSAAPLRLATWLGMSSFLLCLALILFGMFAHVSGTTIPGWTSMFVAVLLLSGVQLVCLGLLGEYVGRIYATVQNRPAFHIGFDSRDEVPDAQPVARGDDAARTPSFDSAVGVRG; via the coding sequence ATGGAGTCCGTCCTCCCACGGACGACCACCCTCTCGGTGGTCATCCCGATGTTCAATGAGACCGCTGTCATTCCGGCGCTCGTCGCCCGGCTGCGGCCGGTGCTCGACGCGCTCGGCGTCGACTACGAGGTGGTCGCCGTCGACGACGGCAGCCGCGACGACACCGTGTCGGTGCTCTTCGACCACGGCCGGGACTGGCCGCAGTTGCGGGTGCTCCGGCTGCGGCGCAACAGCGGCCACCAGGCGGCGTTGACCGCCGGCCTGCACCGGGCCGTCGGCCAGTGGGTGGTCAGCCTCGACGCCGATCTTCAGGATCCGCCGGAGACCATCGCCGAGATGCTCCGGGTGGCCCGCGAGGATGGGGTGGATGTGGTCTATGGCGTCCGCGCCGACCGCAGCACCGACACGGTCTTCAAGCGCAACACCGCCCGTGGCTACTATTGGGCGATGCGCCGGCTCGTCGGCGTCGACCTGCCCGCCCAGGCTGGCGACTTCCGGTTGCTCAGCCGGGACGTGATCGAGGTCCTGCGTCGGCTGCCCGAACGCGCCCCGGTCTACCGGCTGCTGGTGCCGTCGCTCGGCTTTCCCAGCGCCGAGGTGCGCTACGACCGCGAGGCCCGCGCCGCCGGCGAGACGAAGTATCCGCTGCGCCGGATGGTGGCCCTGGCCTGGGAGAGCACTGCGAACTTCTCCGCCGCGCCACTGCGCCTGGCCACCTGGCTGGGCATGTCGAGCTTCCTGCTCTGCCTTGCGTTGATCTTGTTCGGTATGTTCGCCCACGTCTCCGGCACCACCATCCCCGGCTGGACCTCGATGTTCGTCGCGGTGCTGCTGCTCAGTGGGGTGCAGTTGGTCTGCCTCGGCCTGCTGGGCGAGTACGTCGGACGGATCTACGCCACGGTGCAGAACCGGCCCGCGTTCCACATCGGGTTCGACTCCCGGGACGAGGTCCCGGACGCGCAGCCGGTCGCCCGGGGCGATGACGCCGCCCGTACGCCGAGCTTCGATTCGGCGGTCGGCGTCCGTGGCTGA
- the purS gene encoding phosphoribosylformylglycinamidine synthase subunit PurS: MPRVVVDVMLKPEILDPQGQAVANALPRLGVGDVASVRIGRRIEIEFTGEPDLDRAREIADKLLANPVIEDFTVRLVEADETADARS, encoded by the coding sequence GTGCCTCGCGTCGTCGTCGACGTCATGCTCAAGCCCGAGATCCTCGATCCGCAGGGCCAGGCCGTCGCAAACGCGCTGCCCCGGCTCGGCGTCGGTGACGTCGCCTCGGTTCGGATCGGCAGGCGGATCGAGATCGAGTTCACCGGTGAACCGGACCTGGACCGCGCTCGGGAAATTGCCGACAAACTGCTCGCCAACCCGGTCATCGAGGACTTCACCGTCCGCCTGGTCGAGGCCGACGAGACCGCGGACGCCCGCTCGTGA
- a CDS encoding YbjQ family protein, with protein sequence MVGHVPAVRAAWFCSIRSGEQCTRSGRATPDSIGTVLVVTTEQLPGYEIRQILGEVVSSMARTRNPYREGVKNLRGGAYDPMAPDNLTRWRTDSVARLGEEALRLGANAVIGMRFDSRDCGEMWMEICAYGTAVVAVPKMPEVMPADQPAVAAETAEIAGITEAPGGIAEPASAPNLRTAAETATGE encoded by the coding sequence ATGGTCGGCCACGTGCCGGCCGTCCGCGCCGCGTGGTTTTGCAGCATCCGATCAGGTGAACAATGCACACGATCGGGTCGCGCCACTCCTGACAGCATCGGAACCGTGCTGGTCGTGACGACAGAGCAACTGCCCGGCTACGAGATCCGCCAGATTCTCGGTGAGGTGGTGTCATCGATGGCCAGGACGCGCAACCCGTACCGCGAGGGTGTGAAGAACCTGCGCGGTGGCGCGTACGACCCGATGGCCCCGGACAACCTGACCCGGTGGCGCACCGACTCGGTGGCCCGCCTCGGCGAGGAGGCCCTGCGGCTCGGTGCGAACGCGGTGATCGGCATGCGGTTCGACAGCCGGGACTGCGGCGAGATGTGGATGGAGATCTGTGCGTACGGGACGGCAGTGGTCGCCGTACCCAAGATGCCCGAGGTCATGCCGGCCGACCAGCCAGCGGTAGCCGCGGAAACCGCGGAAATCGCGGGCATCACCGAGGCTCCCGGCGGCATCGCCGAACCGGCCAGCGCCCCCAACCTGAGAACCGCCGCCGAAACCGCAACCGGCGAATAA